A region from the Mycolicibacterium litorale genome encodes:
- a CDS encoding NAD-glutamate dehydrogenase, with amino-acid sequence MTGTGAGATGDPSTDTLDRLAKAYVETYRGPHEGESESDTATTGPVDPADMLESSDLVRAHHRLAQHRQPGETLVAAYDPDEPDGVGPALQVVTEHAPMLIDSVTVLLHRLGVAYRAIMNPVMRVRRDGSGELIDARPAADVDGGDGVDEAWIHIELAETADRSAVESARRMLPRILADARQVAVDGSAMVARLQSLANDVEADADGHFSAPERKDVAALARWLADGHFVLLGCQRCPVTDTASSVDPDSRLGVLRLREDVLPPLTSEGELLTLAQATIPSYVRYGANPYIVVIREQGAGGDGYDAVEHRFVGLFTVAAMNANVLGIPLISRRVNEALAIAQRDPSHPAQLLLDIIQTIPRPELFALQADDLLEMAMAVIDLGSRRRTLLFLRVDSLAHFVACLVYLPRDRYTTAVRLEMQDILVRELGGVSIDYSARVSESPWAVVHFTVRLPEGSRPGDVDSSPENEERIQRRLTEAARTWGDRLLGAVTSGGLDQEVAEHYADAFPEDYKQAVTPDEAIGDIAIVEALQDDSVKLVFAEGGKDRVGKLTWYLGGRSASLSQLLPMLQSMGVVVLEERPFTVTRADGLAVWIYQFKIRPHHTMPDAAEDRVSRDATAARFADAVTAIWYGRMEIDRFNELVLRSGLTWPQVTVLRAYAKYLRQAGFPYSQSFIESVVNDNPHTARSLVELFEALFDPTEGAKERDAQSAAAAVTADIDALTGLDTDRVLRAFASMIQATLRTNHFVTRTESARARDVLSIKLDPGLIDELPLPRPKFEIFVYSPRVEGVHLRFGHVARGGLRWSDRREDFRTEILGLVKAQAVKNAVIVPVGAKGGFVVKQPPVPTGDAAADRDAQRAEGVDCYRLFISGLLDVTDNVDKVSGEVVPPPEVVRRDGDDAYLVVAADKGTATFSDIANEVAGNYGFWLGDAFASGGSVGYDHKAMGITAKGAWESVKRHFREMGVDTQREDFTVVGIGDMSGDVFGNGMLLSEHIRLVAAFDHRHVFLDPDPDAATSFRERKRLFELPRSSWDDYDRSLISEGGGVYSREHKSIPVSPQVRAALGLDDGVDEMTPPALIRAILRAPVDLLWNGGIGTYVKAETESDADVGDRANDPVRVNANQVRAKVIGEGGNLGVTSRGRIEFDLTGGRINTDALDNSAGVDCSDHEVNIKILIDSLVTAGKVSADDRTDLLLSMTDEVGELVLSDNRDQNDLMGTSRANAASLLPVHARMIDHFVTERGMNRELEALPTPKEIRRRIDAGMGLTSPELATLMAHVKLALKADLLASELPDQEVFAARLPRYFPSTLRERFAADTRSHQLRREIVTTMLVNDVVDTSGITYAYRITEDAGVGPVDAVRSFVAVNAIFRVGDVWRQIRAADLPVAVSDRMTLDLRRLIDRAARWLLNYRPQPLAVGAEINRFADKVAALTPRMEEWLRGDDEAIVAKEAGEFCSHGASKELAYAVATGLYQFSLLDIIDIADIDDRDPAEVADTYFALMDHLNTDSLLTAVSQLPRGDRWHSLARLAIRDDIYGSLRSLCFDVLAVGEPDESGEEKIAEWEMTNGSRVARARRTLTEIYEDDERDLATLSVAARQIRSMTRTSGTGSSG; translated from the coding sequence ATGACGGGAACCGGCGCCGGCGCTACGGGTGATCCTTCGACGGACACGCTCGACCGGTTGGCGAAGGCCTACGTCGAGACGTACCGCGGTCCGCACGAAGGCGAATCGGAGTCCGACACCGCGACGACGGGGCCGGTGGACCCCGCCGACATGCTGGAGTCGTCGGACCTGGTGCGTGCGCATCACCGGCTCGCCCAGCACAGGCAGCCGGGGGAGACCCTCGTCGCGGCGTACGACCCCGACGAGCCGGACGGTGTCGGACCGGCGCTGCAGGTGGTGACCGAGCACGCGCCGATGCTCATCGATTCGGTGACCGTGCTGCTGCACCGGCTCGGGGTGGCCTACCGGGCGATCATGAACCCGGTCATGCGGGTGCGCCGCGACGGCTCGGGTGAGTTGATCGACGCACGTCCCGCCGCGGATGTCGACGGCGGCGATGGTGTCGACGAGGCGTGGATCCACATCGAGCTCGCCGAAACCGCCGACCGCTCGGCGGTCGAGTCGGCCAGGCGCATGCTGCCGCGCATCCTCGCCGACGCCCGCCAGGTCGCCGTCGACGGGAGCGCGATGGTCGCCCGGCTCCAGTCGCTGGCCAACGACGTGGAGGCCGACGCCGACGGTCACTTCAGCGCCCCGGAACGCAAGGACGTCGCCGCCCTGGCGCGGTGGCTCGCCGACGGCCACTTCGTGCTGCTCGGATGTCAGCGCTGCCCGGTGACCGACACCGCGTCGTCGGTCGACCCCGACAGCCGCCTGGGCGTGCTCCGGCTGAGGGAGGACGTTCTGCCGCCGCTGACCAGCGAGGGGGAACTGCTGACGCTGGCGCAGGCCACGATCCCCAGCTACGTGCGCTACGGCGCCAACCCCTACATCGTCGTCATCCGCGAGCAGGGCGCCGGGGGTGACGGGTACGACGCCGTCGAACACCGGTTCGTCGGCCTGTTCACCGTCGCCGCGATGAACGCGAACGTGCTCGGGATTCCGCTGATCTCGCGACGCGTCAACGAGGCGCTGGCCATCGCGCAGCGCGACCCGAGTCATCCGGCACAGCTGCTGCTCGACATCATCCAGACCATCCCGCGTCCGGAGCTGTTCGCGCTGCAGGCCGACGACCTGCTCGAGATGGCGATGGCCGTCATCGATCTGGGCTCGCGGCGGCGCACGCTGCTGTTCCTGCGGGTCGACAGCCTCGCGCATTTCGTGGCCTGCCTGGTGTACCTGCCGCGTGACCGCTACACCACCGCCGTCCGGCTCGAGATGCAGGACATCCTGGTCCGTGAACTCGGCGGCGTGAGCATCGACTATTCCGCGCGGGTAAGCGAATCCCCATGGGCTGTTGTGCATTTCACCGTCCGGCTGCCGGAGGGCTCCCGGCCGGGGGACGTCGACAGCTCACCGGAGAACGAGGAGCGCATCCAGCGCCGGCTCACCGAGGCGGCCCGCACCTGGGGCGACCGGTTGCTCGGTGCCGTCACCTCCGGTGGCCTCGACCAGGAGGTCGCCGAGCACTACGCCGACGCCTTCCCCGAGGACTACAAGCAGGCGGTCACTCCGGATGAGGCGATCGGCGACATCGCGATCGTCGAGGCGCTGCAGGACGATTCGGTCAAGCTGGTGTTCGCCGAAGGCGGCAAGGACCGGGTCGGCAAGCTCACCTGGTACCTCGGTGGCCGGTCGGCGTCGCTGAGTCAGCTGCTGCCGATGCTGCAGTCGATGGGTGTCGTGGTCCTCGAGGAGCGGCCGTTCACCGTCACCCGCGCCGACGGGCTGGCGGTGTGGATCTACCAGTTCAAGATCCGGCCGCACCACACCATGCCGGACGCCGCGGAGGACAGGGTGAGCCGCGATGCGACCGCGGCCAGGTTCGCCGATGCGGTCACCGCGATCTGGTACGGGCGCATGGAGATCGACCGGTTCAACGAACTGGTGCTGCGGTCGGGACTGACCTGGCCGCAGGTGACGGTGCTGCGCGCGTACGCGAAGTACCTGCGGCAAGCGGGTTTTCCGTACAGCCAGTCGTTCATCGAATCGGTGGTCAACGACAACCCGCACACCGCCCGCTCACTGGTCGAGCTGTTCGAGGCGCTCTTCGACCCGACCGAGGGCGCCAAGGAACGTGACGCCCAGAGCGCGGCGGCGGCCGTCACCGCCGACATCGACGCCCTCACAGGTCTGGACACCGACCGGGTGCTGCGCGCATTCGCCTCGATGATCCAGGCCACGCTGCGCACCAACCATTTCGTGACGCGGACCGAGTCGGCCCGGGCGCGCGACGTCCTGTCGATCAAACTCGACCCCGGGCTGATCGACGAATTACCGCTGCCCAGGCCGAAATTCGAGATCTTCGTGTACTCGCCGCGGGTGGAGGGCGTGCACCTGCGGTTCGGTCACGTCGCGCGCGGCGGGTTGCGGTGGTCGGATCGGCGGGAGGACTTCCGCACCGAGATCCTCGGCCTGGTCAAGGCGCAGGCCGTCAAGAACGCCGTCATCGTGCCGGTCGGCGCCAAGGGCGGCTTCGTGGTCAAACAGCCGCCCGTCCCGACCGGGGACGCCGCCGCCGACCGCGACGCGCAGCGGGCCGAAGGGGTGGACTGCTACCGGTTGTTCATCAGCGGTCTGCTGGACGTCACCGACAACGTCGACAAGGTCAGCGGCGAGGTGGTGCCCCCACCCGAGGTGGTCCGCCGCGACGGCGACGACGCATACCTCGTGGTGGCCGCCGACAAGGGCACCGCGACGTTCTCCGACATCGCCAACGAGGTCGCCGGCAACTACGGCTTCTGGCTGGGCGACGCGTTCGCGTCCGGCGGGTCGGTCGGCTACGACCACAAGGCGATGGGCATCACCGCCAAGGGTGCGTGGGAGTCGGTCAAACGCCACTTCCGGGAGATGGGCGTCGACACCCAGCGCGAGGACTTCACCGTCGTCGGCATCGGTGACATGAGCGGCGACGTCTTCGGCAACGGCATGCTGCTGTCCGAGCACATCCGCCTCGTCGCCGCGTTCGACCACCGGCACGTGTTCCTCGACCCGGACCCGGATGCGGCGACGTCGTTCCGGGAACGCAAGCGGCTGTTCGAACTGCCCCGCTCATCGTGGGACGACTACGACCGATCCCTGATCAGCGAGGGTGGCGGCGTCTACAGCCGCGAACACAAGTCGATTCCGGTGAGCCCTCAGGTGCGCGCGGCGCTCGGCCTCGACGACGGCGTCGACGAGATGACGCCGCCCGCCCTGATCAGGGCGATCCTCAGAGCGCCGGTCGACCTGTTGTGGAACGGTGGCATCGGCACCTACGTCAAGGCGGAGACCGAATCCGACGCCGATGTCGGCGACCGCGCCAACGATCCGGTGCGGGTGAACGCGAATCAGGTGCGCGCCAAGGTGATCGGGGAGGGCGGCAACCTCGGCGTCACCTCCCGCGGGCGCATCGAATTCGATCTGACCGGCGGCCGCATCAACACCGACGCCCTGGACAACTCGGCCGGCGTGGACTGTTCCGACCACGAGGTCAACATCAAGATCCTCATCGACTCGCTGGTCACCGCGGGCAAGGTGAGCGCCGACGACCGCACCGACCTCCTGCTGTCGATGACCGACGAGGTCGGCGAACTGGTGCTGTCGGACAACCGCGACCAGAACGACCTGATGGGCACCAGCCGGGCCAACGCGGCGAGTCTGCTGCCGGTGCACGCCCGGATGATCGACCATTTCGTCACCGAACGAGGGATGAACCGCGAGCTCGAGGCGCTGCCGACACCCAAGGAGATCCGCCGTCGGATCGACGCCGGGATGGGCCTCACCTCACCGGAGCTGGCGACGTTGATGGCCCACGTCAAACTGGCGCTCAAGGCCGATCTGCTGGCCAGCGAGCTGCCCGACCAGGAGGTGTTCGCCGCCCGGCTGCCGCGGTACTTCCCGTCGACCCTGCGTGAGCGGTTCGCCGCCGACACCCGGTCACACCAGCTGCGCCGGGAGATCGTCACCACGATGCTGGTCAACGACGTCGTCGACACCAGTGGCATCACCTACGCGTACCGCATCACCGAGGACGCCGGGGTGGGCCCGGTCGACGCGGTGCGCAGCTTCGTCGCGGTCAACGCGATCTTCCGGGTGGGCGACGTGTGGCGCCAGATTCGCGCCGCCGACCTGCCGGTCGCGGTGAGCGACCGGATGACGCTCGACCTGCGCCGGCTGATCGACCGGGCGGCGCGCTGGCTGCTGAACTACCGGCCGCAGCCGCTGGCCGTGGGTGCCGAGATCAACCGGTTCGCCGACAAGGTGGCGGCGCTGACTCCGCGCATGGAGGAGTGGCTGCGCGGTGACGACGAGGCCATCGTCGCCAAGGAGGCCGGCGAGTTCTGCTCGCACGGGGCGTCGAAGGAACTCGCCTACGCGGTGGCCACGGGGCTGTACCAGTTCAGCCTCCTCGACATCATCGACATCGCCGACATCGACGACCGCGATCCCGCGGAGGTCGCCGACACCTACTTCGCGCTGATGGACCATCTCAATACCGACAGCCTGCTGACCGCGGTGTCCCAGCTTCCCCGCGGCGACCGCTGGCATTCGCTGGCACGCTTGGCGATTCGCGACGACATCTACGGATCGCTGCGGTCGCTGTGCTTCGACGTGCTGGCCGTCGGAGAACCGGACGAGAGCGGCGAGGAGAAGATCGCCGAGTGGGAGATGACCAACGGGTCCCGGGTGGCGCGGGCACGTCGCACGCTCACCGAGATCTACGAGGACGACGAACGTGACCTGGCCACCCTGTCGGTGGCGGCACGCCAGATTCGCAGCATGACACGAACGAGTGGAACGGGGTCTTCCGGGTGA
- the ettA gene encoding energy-dependent translational throttle protein EttA: MAEFIYTMRKVRKAHGDKVILDDVNLNFLPGAKIGVVGPNGAGKSSVLRIMAGLDTPNNGDAFLAPGASVGILQQEPHLDESKTVRENVEEGVPIKAKLNRYNEVAELMATDYSDELMEEMGRLQEELDAADAWDIDSQLEQAMDALRCPPPDEPVTHLSGGERRRVALCKLLLSKPDLLLLDEPTNHLDAESVLWLEQHLASYKGAILAVTHDRYFLDNVAEWILELDRGRAYPYEGNYSTYLEKKAERLEVQGKKDQKLQKRLKEELAWVRSGAKARQAKNKARLDRYEEMAAEAEKSRKLDFEEIQIPTPPRLGNVVVEVSHLDKGFNGRPLIKDLSFTLPRNGIVGVIGPNGVGKTTLFKTIVGLEQPDSGTVKIGDTVKLSYVDQNRAGIDPKKNVWEVVSDGLDYIEVGQNEIPSRAYVSAFGFKGPDQQKPAGVLSGGERNRLNLALTLKEGGNLILLDEPTNDLDVETLSSLENALEQFPGCAVVISHDRWFLDRTCTHILAWEGDADNEAKWFWFEGNFGAYEENKVQRLGADAARPHRVTHRRLTRD, translated from the coding sequence ATGGCCGAATTCATCTACACGATGCGCAAGGTCCGCAAGGCGCACGGCGACAAGGTCATCCTTGACGACGTCAACCTGAACTTCCTTCCGGGCGCGAAGATCGGCGTCGTCGGTCCCAACGGGGCCGGTAAGTCGAGCGTCTTGCGGATCATGGCCGGCCTGGACACCCCGAACAACGGTGACGCCTTCCTGGCGCCGGGGGCCAGCGTCGGCATCCTGCAGCAGGAACCGCACCTGGACGAGTCGAAGACGGTCCGCGAGAACGTCGAAGAGGGCGTGCCGATCAAGGCCAAGCTCAACCGGTACAACGAGGTTGCCGAACTGATGGCGACCGATTACTCCGACGAGCTGATGGAGGAGATGGGCCGGCTCCAGGAGGAGCTCGACGCCGCCGACGCGTGGGACATCGACAGCCAGCTCGAACAGGCGATGGACGCGCTGCGCTGTCCGCCGCCCGACGAACCCGTCACCCACCTCTCCGGTGGTGAACGGCGCCGCGTCGCGCTGTGCAAGCTGCTGCTGAGCAAGCCCGACCTGCTGCTGCTCGACGAACCCACCAACCACCTCGACGCCGAGAGCGTGCTGTGGCTCGAACAGCACCTGGCCTCCTACAAGGGTGCCATCCTGGCGGTCACCCACGACCGGTACTTCCTCGACAACGTCGCCGAGTGGATCCTCGAACTCGACCGCGGCCGCGCCTACCCGTACGAGGGCAACTACTCGACCTACCTGGAGAAGAAGGCCGAACGCCTGGAGGTCCAGGGCAAGAAGGACCAGAAGCTGCAGAAGCGGCTGAAGGAAGAGCTCGCCTGGGTGCGCTCGGGCGCCAAGGCCCGCCAGGCCAAGAACAAGGCCCGTCTGGACCGGTACGAGGAGATGGCCGCCGAGGCCGAGAAGTCGCGCAAGCTCGACTTCGAGGAGATCCAGATCCCGACGCCGCCGCGTCTGGGCAACGTCGTGGTCGAGGTCTCCCACCTCGACAAGGGCTTCAACGGCCGGCCGCTGATCAAGGACCTGTCGTTCACGCTGCCCCGCAACGGCATCGTCGGGGTGATCGGCCCCAACGGTGTCGGCAAGACGACGCTGTTCAAGACCATCGTCGGCCTCGAACAGCCCGACAGCGGCACCGTCAAGATCGGTGACACGGTCAAGCTCAGCTACGTCGACCAGAACCGCGCCGGCATCGACCCGAAGAAGAACGTGTGGGAGGTCGTGTCCGACGGCCTCGACTACATCGAGGTCGGCCAGAACGAAATCCCTTCGCGCGCTTACGTTTCGGCGTTCGGCTTCAAGGGTCCGGACCAGCAGAAGCCGGCGGGTGTGCTGTCCGGTGGTGAGCGTAACCGGCTCAACCTGGCGCTGACCCTCAAGGAGGGCGGCAACCTGATCCTGCTCGACGAGCCCACCAACGACCTCGACGTGGAGACGCTGAGCTCGCTGGAGAACGCGCTCGAGCAGTTCCCCGGCTGCGCCGTGGTGATCTCCCACGACCGCTGGTTCCTCGACCGCACCTGCACGCACATCCTGGCGTGGGAGGGCGACGCCGACAACGAGGCGAAATGGTTCTGGTTCGAGGGCAACTTCGGTGCCTACGAGGAGAACAAGGTGCAACGACTCGGTGCCGATGCGGCCCGTCCGCACCGGGTGACCCACCGCCGGTTGACTCGGGACTAA